Proteins co-encoded in one Neofelis nebulosa isolate mNeoNeb1 chromosome 2, mNeoNeb1.pri, whole genome shotgun sequence genomic window:
- the L1TD1 gene encoding LINE-1 type transposase domain-containing protein 1 — RYLSLGESSRPSRTKITLQENKNVSTMSLIQSEIDRLARKQENITHRERIQLIETDQEMAQVLDLKCKDMSAVVLMKFKGLMENLDLMVEEIRDSLKNDLKEILGVESKIPEVKNPKNSSTKKECQQIKGLATQKKGLVENIEGANSKIVEDIENLTFKRKEINEPSSRLDKAEEYSTNQGKELSYDESQNYKVMESMEEAISNIDNAWGDSRIHMEVTGENIEIGEGGVVKAKREEKIPQNLNNNKVKILKTSREDEGAVLRLAADFSSATLDISKQWSNVFNILRENDFEPQVLCQVKLAFKCDGEVRTFSDIQSLSNFTSQKPFMKELLKDILPQSEKIKKGGRRYGIREKVGKMLLDSKHGAEGEVGDGLSFLFVKEVKVAEPQEVKNLETQEEESSEWETEEEEEASELEGEGGETSELDEEEEASGMEEEGEETSELDEEEEASGLQEEEEEEASVLCEKQDSTFQCHSLVNTKCGVEEKTSNGLEIVLIKEVEDSEPEEEEGSEWEMEVVLSWEEGEDSEVENVKPASPVERKEASFGPKEIAYNYLAPNFEKEKLAKHRMLQKTQNKEETATPRNQGVETVCPTWCFASPSKSLERSSDEQKRHLCTKSSTPSGISRFSRKTEKERQKTLQTGEQTSKETDLIQETEENFRRSIINNFREIQEEVANIKSYLPEVLEIKNSIDVLNSRIDILEERMDNLEDHIEEFSKDTMQMAKQIINRERSRDIEDRSRSSNIRLIGIPEKDNKENGAEEIMKELIEENFPELKDSSLEIVSAYRIPSKIDEKRLTPRHILVKFGNSNDKEKIIKASRKRREITYRGTRIRLTADLSLDTLDARSKWSNIIKVLQAKGFTPKILYPAKLAFSFEGKTKTFFDTEEFTKFISCIPSLQELLEDLL; from the exons agatatttgagTTTGGGGGAGTCTAGCAGACCTTCAAGAACAAAAATTActcttcaggaaaataaaaacgtGTCCACAATGTCCCTTATACAGTCAGAAATTGATAGACTTGcaaggaagcaggaaaatatcACTCATAGGGAAAGAATTCAGTTGATAGAAACTGACCAGGAAATGGCTCAGGTGTTAGATTTAAAATGCAAAGACATGTCAGCAGTTGTGCTGATGAAGTTTAAAGGCTTGATGGAAAATCTGGATTTAATGGTTGAAGAGATAAGGGACTCTCTTAAAAATGACCTAAAGGAAATTTTAGGAGTAGAAAGTAAAATACCTGAAGTGAAAAATCCAAAGAACTCCAGTACCAAAAAGGAGTGCCAACAAATAAAAGGTTTAGCCACACAAAAAAAAGGATTGGTAGAAAACATAGAAGGAGCAAACTCTAAAATAGTTGAGGATATTgaaaatttgacttttaaaagaaaagaaataaatgagccaAGTAGCAGATTAGACAAAGCTGAAGAGTACAGTACTAACCAAGGTAAGGAATTGTCCTATGATGAGTCACAAAATTACAAAGTCATGGAAAGTATGGAAGAAGCCATAAGCAATATAGATAACGCTTGGGGAGATAGTAGGATCCATATGGAAGTAACAGGAGAGAACATCGAGATTGGAGAGGGTGGAGTGGTCAAagcaaaaagagaggaaaaaattcctcagaatttaaacaataataaagtgAAGATTCTAAAAACCTCCAGAGAAGATGAAGGAGCAGTACTTAGGTTGGCAGCAGACTTTTCATCGGCAACACTGGACATCAGTAAGCAATGGAGTAATGTCTTCAACATTCTGAGGGAAAATGATTTTGAACCTCAAGTTCTATGTCAAGTTAAATTAGCATTTAAGTGTGATGGTGAAGTAAGGACCTTTTCAGATATTCAAAGCCTCAGCAATTTTACTAGCCAAAAACCGTTTATGAAAGAATTACTGAAGGATATACTCccacaaagtgaaaaaataaagaaaggaggaagaagatatGGGATTCGAGAAAAAGTG ggaaaAATGCTACTAGATTCAAAGCATGGAGCTGAGGGGGAAGTTGGTGATGGCTTGAGCTTCCTATTTGTTAAAGAGGTTAAGGTTGCTGAGCCACAGGAGGTGAAGAACTTAGAGACCCAGGAGGAAGAATCTtcagagtgggagacagaagaggaggaagaggcctcagagctggaaggagagggaggagagacctCAGAGCTGGATGAGGAAGAAGAGGCTTcagggatggaggaggagggagaagagacctCAGAGCTGGATGAGGAAGAAGAGGCTTCAGGGCtgcaggaggaagaagaagaggaggctTCAGTATTATGTGAGAAACAGGATTCAACCTTTCAGTGTCATTCTTTGGTAAATACAAAATGTGGAGTTGAGGAAAAAACCAGTAATGGCTtggaaattgttttaattaaagagGTAGAAGATTCTGagccagaggaggaagaaggttcAGAGTGGGAAATGGAAGTAGTCCTAtcgtgggaggaaggagaggactCTGAAGTAGAAAATGTAAAGCCTGCCTCCCCAGTTGAGAGAAAAGAGGCCTCATTTGGACCTAAAGAAATTGCCTATAATTATTTGGCTCCCAACTTTGAGAAGGAAAAACTAGCGAAACACCGGATGTtacaaaaaacccagaataaagaagaaacagcTACACCTAGAAACCAGGGAGTTGAGACAGTTTGTCCAACTTGGTGTTTTGCCTCTCCCTCAAAATCACTGGAGAGAAGTTCTGATGAGCAGAAAAGGCATTTATGTACAAAATCAAGTACTCCATCAGGAATCTCCAGATTttcaaggaaaacagagaaagagagacagaaaactcTACAAACAGGTGAGCAAACATCTAAAGAAACAGACTTAAtacaagagacagaagaaaacttTAGAAGAAGTATAATTAACAACTTCAGAGAGATCCAGGAGGAGGTTGCAAATATTAAAAGTTACCTTCCAGAAGTCTTGGAAATAAAAAACTCAATAGATGTTCTCAATAGCAGAATAGACATACTTGAAGAGAGAATGGACAATCTAGAAGATCATATTGAAGAATTCTCTAAGGATACAATGCAAATGGCCAAACAGATAATAAATAGAGAAAGGTCAAGAGACATAGAAGATAGATCCAGAAGCTCCAATATCCGCTTgataggaattccagaaaaagataataaagaaaatggagcaGAGGAAATAATGAAGGAACTCATTGAAGAAAACTTTCCTGAGCTAAAGGATTCAAGTCTTGAGATTGTTAGTGCTTACCGAATACCTAGTAAGATTGATGAGAAGAGACTCACTCCTAGACACATCTTGGTGAAATTTGGGAATTCCAATGATAAAGAAAAGATCATAAAGgcttccagaaagagaagagagataaCCTATAGAGGAACAAGAATCAGATTGACAGCAGACTTATCATTGGATACTCTAGATGCTAGAAGTAAATGGAGCAATATCATAAAAGTTCTGCAAGCAAAAGGCTTTACACCTAAAATCCTATACCCGGCCAAATTGGCATTCAGTTTTGAAggtaaaacaaagacattttttgaTACTGAAGAATtcacaaagtttatttcttgcataCCCTCGTTGCAAGAATTACTGGAGGATCTACTTTAG